In one window of Prevotella fusca JCM 17724 DNA:
- a CDS encoding CidA/LrgA family protein, producing the protein MARQFFVIFGCLALGEFVVWATGIKLPSSIIGMLLLTLFLKLGWVKLKWVERLSELLIANLGFFFVPPGVALILYLDDIKENWFPIVTATVVSTLLVLVVTGHMHQLVIKFERRLMAMDLLHHRAHAEKLKKALQEMEEAEALKDAEQAEVEKALHGQSEINKTEEE; encoded by the coding sequence ATGGCAAGACAGTTTTTCGTCATCTTCGGATGCCTGGCATTGGGAGAGTTTGTTGTATGGGCTACAGGAATAAAACTGCCGTCCAGTATCATCGGTATGCTTCTTCTCACGCTTTTCCTAAAGTTGGGATGGGTGAAGTTGAAGTGGGTTGAGCGTCTTTCAGAGCTTCTGATAGCCAACCTTGGTTTCTTCTTTGTTCCGCCTGGGGTAGCATTGATTCTCTATCTTGATGATATCAAGGAAAACTGGTTCCCGATAGTTACGGCAACTGTTGTCAGTACTCTTCTCGTGCTGGTCGTTACGGGTCACATGCATCAGCTTGTCATCAAGTTTGAACGCCGGTTGATGGCAATGGACCTGCTTCATCATCGTGCCCATGCTGAAAAGTTGAAGAAGGCACTTCAGGAAATGGAGGAGGCTGAAGCCTTGAAAGATGCTGAACAGGCTGAGGTGGAGAAAGCGTTACACGGACAGAGTGAAATCAATAAAACGGAGGAAGAATAA
- a CDS encoding DUF3822 family protein, with the protein MTETDNNISDKKLRLTIRFGRNSMAFAVGDPQENGMLVYEPYEMNTGISIAANLREAFKVSELLQSGYKRLLAELDTPVMLMPVDEFRTQDIETLYHHTYHRQGNEEILSSVLPDLNAVAVFAINKDLKLVIDDHFKDIRIQPLMQSVWTHLYRRSFAGPRRKLYAYFHEKRMEVFSFQQNRFRFCNSYDVAQAHDALYYLLYIWKLTGMDTDKDELYLIGDIPDQERLVGNIKQHLKFCRIVNQEVDFNNVQLARRMEIPYDMKAIYLE; encoded by the coding sequence ATGACAGAGACTGACAACAACATATCCGACAAGAAACTGCGACTGACCATCCGATTCGGCAGGAACAGCATGGCATTTGCCGTAGGCGACCCACAGGAGAACGGCATGCTTGTTTATGAACCCTACGAAATGAATACGGGTATCTCCATAGCTGCCAACCTGCGTGAAGCCTTCAAGGTTTCAGAACTGTTGCAGAGTGGTTACAAACGACTGCTGGCTGAGCTGGATACGCCCGTGATGCTGATGCCGGTCGATGAATTCAGAACACAGGATATTGAAACACTCTATCATCACACCTATCACAGGCAGGGCAACGAAGAGATTCTCTCCAGTGTGCTGCCCGACTTGAATGCTGTTGCGGTCTTTGCCATCAACAAGGACCTCAAACTTGTCATTGACGACCACTTCAAGGACATCCGCATCCAACCGTTGATGCAATCGGTATGGACACATCTCTACCGCCGATCCTTTGCTGGTCCACGCCGAAAGCTCTACGCTTACTTCCATGAGAAACGGATGGAAGTTTTCAGTTTCCAGCAGAACAGGTTCCGCTTCTGCAATTCATACGATGTAGCACAGGCACATGATGCCCTCTATTATCTTCTTTATATATGGAAACTGACGGGAATGGATACTGACAAGGACGAGTTATATCTCATCGGTGACATACCTGATCAGGAGCGACTTGTCGGAAATATCAAACAGCATCTGAAGTTCTGTAGGATAGTCAATCAGGAAGTAGACTTCAACAACGTTCAGCTGGCACGAAGGATGGAGATTCCTTACGACATGAAAGCCATCTATCTGGAATAA
- a CDS encoding electron transfer flavoprotein subunit beta/FixA family protein: MSLKIVVLAKQVPDTRNVGKDAMTAEGTVNRAALPAIFNPEDLNALEQALRLKEQNPGSTVGILTMGPPRAGEIIRQGLYRGADTGWLLTDRKFAGADTLATSYALAMAVQKIGDVDIVIGGRQAIDGDTAQVGPQVAQKLGLNQVTYAEEILKIEDGKATIRRYIDGGVETVVAPLPILVTVNGTAAPARPCNAKLVMKYKYATCPMERKGDEPWTQLYEERPYLTLNQWSVADVDGDEEQCGLSGSPTKVKSVQNIVFQAKESKTLTGSDEDVEGLIKELLGEKIIG, encoded by the coding sequence ATGAGTTTGAAAATTGTAGTACTTGCCAAGCAGGTACCTGACACAAGAAATGTGGGAAAAGATGCTATGACAGCCGAAGGAACGGTGAACCGTGCTGCGCTGCCTGCCATCTTCAACCCTGAAGACCTAAACGCTCTGGAGCAGGCTCTGAGACTAAAGGAACAGAACCCAGGCTCTACTGTAGGAATTTTAACCATGGGTCCTCCACGTGCTGGAGAGATTATCCGACAGGGACTCTATCGTGGTGCTGATACCGGCTGGCTGCTTACTGACCGCAAGTTTGCTGGTGCTGACACACTCGCTACTTCTTATGCTTTGGCGATGGCTGTACAGAAAATCGGTGATGTAGACATCGTCATCGGCGGACGTCAGGCTATCGATGGTGATACCGCACAGGTAGGACCACAGGTTGCACAGAAGTTAGGACTCAATCAAGTTACTTATGCAGAGGAAATCCTGAAGATTGAGGATGGCAAGGCTACTATCCGCCGTTATATTGACGGTGGTGTAGAGACCGTTGTTGCTCCATTGCCAATACTCGTCACAGTGAATGGTACGGCTGCTCCTGCACGTCCTTGCAATGCCAAGCTCGTAATGAAGTACAAGTATGCTACTTGTCCTATGGAGCGCAAGGGCGATGAACCTTGGACACAGCTCTATGAGGAGCGTCCTTACCTCACACTGAACCAGTGGTCAGTTGCCGATGTTGACGGTGACGAGGAGCAGTGCGGTTTGAGTGGTTCGCCAACAAAGGTGAAGTCTGTTCAGAACATCGTCTTCCAAGCTAAGGAGAGCAAGACCCTCACCGGCTCAGACGAGGATGTGGAAGGACTCATCAAGGAACTGTTAGGAGAGAAGATTATTGGTTAA
- the rsmD gene encoding 16S rRNA (guanine(966)-N(2))-methyltransferase RsmD produces the protein MRIITGKYKGRHFDIPRTFKARPTTDFAKENIFNVINGYQDWEETSALDLFAGTGSISLELLSRGCRQVISVEKDRDHARFISQCMEKIGADDHILIKGDVFRFLKSCHQKFDLIFADPPYALQELATIPDLIFQYDLLNEDGLLVFEHGKHNDFSTHPHFLEHRSYGSVNFTLFR, from the coding sequence ATGCGAATCATAACAGGAAAATATAAAGGCAGGCATTTCGACATCCCACGTACCTTCAAGGCGCGTCCGACAACCGACTTTGCCAAAGAAAACATCTTCAATGTCATCAACGGTTATCAAGACTGGGAAGAGACAAGCGCACTCGACCTCTTCGCAGGTACGGGAAGCATCTCCCTGGAACTTCTCTCACGGGGCTGCCGACAGGTGATAAGCGTAGAGAAAGACCGTGACCATGCCCGCTTCATCAGTCAATGTATGGAGAAAATCGGGGCAGATGACCATATATTGATAAAAGGTGATGTCTTCCGTTTCCTCAAGAGCTGTCATCAGAAGTTCGACCTCATCTTCGCCGACCCTCCCTATGCATTGCAGGAACTGGCTACCATCCCCGACCTAATCTTCCAGTATGACCTGTTGAATGAAGATGGTCTGCTCGTCTTTGAACATGGCAAGCACAATGATTTCTCTACCCATCCCCACTTCCTTGAACACAGAAGTTATGGCAGTGTGAACTTCACGTTGTTCAGATAG
- the dnaG gene encoding DNA primase has product MIDRPTVDRIMNASNIVEVISDFVSLRKAGTSYKGLCPFHDDRTPSFSVSPVKGVYKCFSCGAAGNVVKFVMEHEQMTYPEALKWLANKYHIEVHERELTTEEKQQENERESMFLVNEWAARYFDNILHNDVDGMAVGMQYFRSRGFRDDIIRKFQLGFCLSNRHAFADAALKAGFQRDFLIKTGLCFERENGELIDRFNGRVMFPWVGVSGKVTAFGGRLLDARTKGVSQKYVNSPDSAIYHKERELYGIFQAKKAIAKYDLVYMVEGYTDVVSMHQCGIENVVANSGTALSVHQIRLLHRFTSNIVLLYDGDEAGQHAALRGTDMLLSEGMNVKVLLLPDGKDPDEFARNHSAEDFRKYIEDNQTDFIVFKINILLNGVTDPVKRSEAVGSIVQSISVIKDPILRDTYIRECANRTGVSERTLMEQMNRNIYSNREQQTREQQQQRDAVIRQQQVEEQATVPVRQVSKVEQMLVQAVVKDGEKVIFRDVKDEDSGQVYSLTVAQYIAYDLGSDNLGFSNELYTRILQEAVDHCGEEGFKAEEYFTQHADIHIASAAVKLSVDRFQLAESLQVKETEQTLRDRVLHLVADFRLDYVSSHLKELMEKMRQTQDSEEMMKTMAEIKKLQLLRNELAKKLGSEILI; this is encoded by the coding sequence ATGATTGACAGACCGACCGTAGACAGGATTATGAATGCGTCGAATATCGTTGAGGTAATCAGCGATTTCGTTTCTTTACGCAAGGCGGGAACAAGCTACAAAGGCTTGTGCCCTTTCCATGATGACCGTACCCCATCGTTCTCCGTCAGTCCGGTGAAAGGTGTTTACAAATGCTTTTCATGTGGCGCAGCGGGTAATGTGGTGAAGTTTGTCATGGAACATGAGCAGATGACTTATCCCGAAGCCTTGAAGTGGCTCGCGAATAAGTATCACATCGAGGTGCATGAACGGGAACTTACGACTGAAGAGAAACAGCAGGAGAATGAACGGGAATCGATGTTCCTGGTCAATGAATGGGCTGCAAGGTACTTTGACAACATCCTGCACAACGATGTTGACGGTATGGCTGTTGGTATGCAGTATTTTCGCAGCCGTGGTTTCAGAGATGATATTATCCGTAAGTTCCAGTTGGGTTTCTGTTTGTCGAACCGTCATGCCTTTGCTGATGCTGCCTTGAAGGCAGGTTTCCAGAGGGATTTTCTTATTAAGACAGGTCTTTGCTTCGAGCGTGAGAATGGAGAACTTATCGACCGTTTCAATGGGCGTGTAATGTTCCCGTGGGTGGGTGTTAGCGGTAAGGTTACAGCCTTCGGCGGTCGTCTGCTGGATGCACGGACGAAAGGAGTGAGTCAGAAGTATGTCAACTCCCCTGATAGTGCCATATACCACAAAGAGCGTGAACTCTATGGCATTTTCCAAGCGAAGAAAGCCATTGCCAAGTATGACCTCGTCTATATGGTGGAAGGATATACGGATGTTGTTTCCATGCATCAATGCGGTATTGAGAATGTTGTTGCCAATAGTGGTACGGCACTTTCGGTGCATCAGATTCGGCTCCTGCACCGTTTTACTTCCAATATCGTTCTGCTCTATGATGGCGATGAAGCCGGACAGCACGCAGCCCTTCGAGGTACTGACATGCTGCTGTCGGAGGGTATGAACGTGAAGGTGCTATTGCTTCCTGACGGCAAAGACCCTGATGAGTTCGCACGTAATCATAGTGCGGAGGATTTCAGAAAGTATATAGAAGACAATCAGACTGACTTCATTGTCTTTAAAATTAATATTCTTCTCAATGGTGTTACCGACCCTGTCAAGCGTTCAGAAGCTGTCGGTTCGATAGTGCAGAGCATCTCTGTTATCAAAGACCCGATACTCCGTGATACCTATATCCGTGAGTGCGCTAACCGAACTGGTGTGTCAGAACGGACGTTGATGGAGCAGATGAATCGCAATATCTATTCCAACCGGGAACAGCAGACACGTGAACAGCAACAGCAACGGGATGCGGTCATACGGCAACAGCAGGTGGAAGAACAGGCTACAGTACCTGTCCGGCAGGTGTCGAAGGTGGAACAGATGCTCGTTCAGGCTGTCGTCAAGGACGGTGAAAAGGTTATCTTCCGTGACGTGAAAGACGAGGATAGCGGACAGGTCTACAGTCTGACCGTAGCGCAATACATAGCCTACGACCTTGGAAGTGACAACCTCGGCTTTTCGAACGAACTTTATACAAGGATATTGCAGGAAGCAGTAGACCATTGTGGCGAGGAGGGTTTCAAGGCAGAAGAATACTTCACGCAGCATGCAGATATTCATATCGCATCTGCAGCCGTGAAGCTGAGTGTTGACCGTTTCCAGCTTGCAGAGAGTCTGCAGGTGAAGGAAACAGAACAGACGTTGCGTGACCGTGTTTTACATCTTGTTGCCGACTTCCGTCTTGATTATGTTTCTTCCCATCTGAAAGAGCTCATGGAGAAGATGCGACAGACGCAGGATAGTGAGGAGATGATGAAGACAATGGCAGAAATCAAGAAGTTGCAGCTTCTCCGCAATGAACTGGCAAAGAAATTAGGTAGTGAGATTCTGATATGA
- a CDS encoding AAA family ATPase: MLNKVIIDGYKSIHHADLELRPINILIGSNGVGKTNFISFFRLINIIYEQRLHNYTMQNSAERLFHYGRKQTKELKGYLKFGDNAYGVTLQARDNGSLFIGKESSYYQSSRYSMSNIDESYIKDSTTYRDKWLREYLQSYKIFHFHDTSKGAPLRSNANINDNRFLKTDGSNLPAFLYMLQEKYPKTLKRIELTIRSVMPYFGNFALAASLLDESQINLQWNDMENNEKYFDANDLSDGSIRFIALATLLQQPVLPKVIIIDEPELGLHPTAIVKLAGMIKSVASRDCQVIISTQSVNLINNFDADDIITVDRKDKQSTFKRLNSDTLQSWLDDYSLGELWTKSVINGQPTLL, encoded by the coding sequence ATGTTAAACAAAGTTATCATAGATGGATACAAGTCTATCCATCACGCTGATTTGGAGTTAAGACCGATCAATATATTGATTGGTTCAAATGGTGTTGGCAAAACTAACTTCATTTCTTTCTTCAGACTGATAAACATCATCTATGAGCAACGATTGCACAACTATACGATGCAGAACAGTGCAGAAAGACTATTCCATTATGGCCGAAAGCAAACCAAAGAACTGAAAGGCTATTTGAAATTTGGCGACAATGCTTATGGAGTAACTCTTCAGGCACGGGACAACGGAAGTCTGTTCATTGGCAAAGAAAGCAGCTACTACCAATCAAGCCGTTACAGTATGTCTAATATAGATGAAAGCTATATTAAAGACTCAACTACCTATAGAGACAAGTGGCTGAGAGAATACCTTCAAAGTTACAAGATTTTTCACTTCCATGACACAAGTAAAGGTGCACCGTTGAGAAGCAATGCAAATATCAACGACAACCGCTTTCTCAAGACAGACGGAAGTAATCTTCCCGCCTTTCTCTATATGCTGCAAGAGAAATATCCCAAGACTCTGAAACGAATAGAACTGACTATCCGCTCTGTCATGCCTTACTTTGGCAATTTTGCTTTGGCAGCATCTCTACTTGATGAAAGCCAAATCAACTTACAGTGGAATGATATGGAGAATAACGAGAAGTATTTCGATGCCAATGATTTATCTGATGGCAGCATTCGATTCATCGCTCTTGCTACACTCCTGCAACAACCTGTCTTGCCCAAGGTTATTATCATTGACGAACCAGAACTGGGTCTACACCCAACAGCTATCGTCAAGCTGGCTGGCATGATAAAATCTGTTGCCTCCAGAGACTGTCAGGTTATAATATCCACACAGTCAGTAAACCTTATCAACAACTTTGATGCTGACGATATTATCACTGTAGACCGCAAGGACAAACAATCTACTTTCAAAAGACTGAACAGCGACACATTGCAAAGCTGGTTAGACGATTATTCTTTAGGAGAATTATGGACAAAAAGTGTAATTAACGGACAACCAACATTACTATGA
- a CDS encoding acyl-CoA dehydrogenase family protein, whose amino-acid sequence MANYYTDHPEIAFHLEHPLMKRIVELKERNYADATTHADAPVNYEDAIENYKRILDITGDITANIIAPNSESVDLEGPHLIDKRMHYASKTLENIQATRQAGLWGVSMPRRYGGLNLPNVVFSMMSELIAAADAGFQNIWSLQSCIDTLYEFGNEEQRQKYIPRICAGETMSMDLTEPDAGSDLQRVMLKATFDEKENCWRLNGVKRFITNGDSDIHLVLARSEEGTRDGRGLSMFIYDKRNGGVDVRHIEHKLGIHGSPTCELVYKNAKAELCGNVRMGLIKYVMALMNGARLGIAAQSVGLEQEAYNEGLAYAKDRAQFGKKIVNFSAVYDMLSRMKAKLDAGRSLLYQTARYVDIYKALEDIARDQKLTAEERQEMKKYTRLADAFTPLAKGINSEYANQTAYDSISIHGGSGFIMEYKCQRLYRDARIFSIYEGTTQLQVVAAVRYITNGTYLSIMKEMLEAELACDCMKGLRERVTKLVQLYEEAVEKVNASDNQDVHDFLARRLYNMTADIIGSLLLIEDAAKAPDLFKKSAHVFVRMAEEEVIGHTAYIKAFNAEDLEQFKAVEEKVAEA is encoded by the coding sequence ATGGCAAATTATTATACTGACCACCCAGAAATAGCGTTTCACTTGGAGCATCCATTGATGAAACGCATCGTAGAGCTGAAAGAGCGTAACTACGCTGATGCTACGACACACGCTGATGCACCGGTAAACTATGAGGATGCTATCGAGAACTACAAGCGCATCTTGGATATCACTGGTGACATAACAGCAAACATCATTGCACCTAACTCGGAGTCTGTTGACCTCGAAGGTCCACACCTCATCGACAAACGTATGCACTATGCCAGCAAGACCTTAGAGAATATCCAAGCTACTCGTCAGGCTGGCTTGTGGGGCGTTTCTATGCCTCGCCGCTATGGTGGACTGAACCTGCCAAACGTTGTCTTCTCTATGATGTCTGAGCTTATCGCTGCTGCCGATGCTGGTTTCCAGAACATCTGGTCACTGCAGTCTTGTATCGACACACTCTACGAGTTCGGCAACGAGGAGCAGCGTCAGAAGTATATCCCACGTATCTGTGCCGGTGAGACAATGTCAATGGACCTCACCGAGCCTGATGCTGGCTCCGACCTCCAGCGCGTGATGCTCAAGGCAACCTTCGACGAGAAGGAGAACTGCTGGCGACTGAATGGTGTGAAGCGCTTCATCACCAATGGTGACTCTGACATCCACCTCGTCCTTGCACGTTCAGAAGAGGGCACACGTGATGGTCGTGGACTCTCAATGTTCATCTATGACAAGCGTAACGGCGGTGTTGACGTACGTCATATTGAGCATAAACTTGGTATCCATGGCTCTCCTACCTGCGAGCTTGTTTACAAGAATGCGAAGGCAGAACTCTGTGGTAACGTTCGCATGGGTCTTATCAAGTACGTAATGGCATTAATGAACGGTGCTCGCCTCGGCATCGCAGCACAGTCTGTCGGTCTTGAGCAGGAGGCTTACAACGAGGGATTGGCTTACGCTAAGGATCGTGCACAGTTCGGAAAGAAGATTGTCAACTTCTCAGCTGTCTACGATATGCTCTCTCGTATGAAAGCAAAACTCGATGCTGGTCGTTCTCTCTTGTATCAGACTGCTCGCTATGTTGACATCTACAAGGCTCTGGAAGATATTGCACGTGACCAGAAACTCACCGCTGAAGAGCGTCAGGAGATGAAGAAGTACACTCGCCTTGCTGATGCCTTCACACCATTGGCAAAGGGTATCAACTCTGAGTATGCTAACCAGACAGCCTACGATTCTATCTCTATCCACGGTGGTTCTGGCTTCATCATGGAGTACAAGTGTCAGCGTCTGTATCGTGATGCACGTATCTTCTCTATCTACGAGGGTACAACTCAGCTGCAGGTTGTTGCTGCCGTGCGCTACATCACTAACGGCACTTACCTTTCTATCATGAAGGAAATGCTCGAAGCTGAACTTGCTTGCGACTGCATGAAGGGTCTGCGTGAGCGTGTTACTAAACTCGTCCAGCTCTATGAAGAGGCTGTTGAGAAGGTGAACGCAAGCGACAATCAGGATGTTCACGACTTCCTCGCACGTCGTCTTTACAATATGACTGCCGACATCATCGGTTCTCTCCTCCTCATCGAAGATGCTGCTAAGGCACCAGACCTCTTCAAGAAATCTGCCCACGTCTTCGTTCGTATGGCTGAGGAAGAAGTTATCGGTCACACTGCTTACATCAAAGCCTTCAACGCTGAAGACCTTGAGCAATTCAAGGCTGTGGAAGAAAAGGTCGCAGAAGCATAA
- a CDS encoding endonuclease domain-containing protein — protein MEKDVTEWFETASIDRYDLLKEYAKENRQHMTAAEKTLWTLLRQTVYGFKFRRQHPINDFIADFICLEAKLIIEVDGAYHSEPQQQKNDQVRTDILSDMGYKVIRFTNEEALSNPKAVLRTIKEELYYK, from the coding sequence ATGGAGAAGGATGTAACAGAATGGTTTGAAACTGCATCTATTGACAGATACGACCTCTTAAAAGAATATGCCAAAGAAAACAGACAGCACATGACCGCTGCCGAAAAAACACTTTGGACTCTCTTACGTCAAACTGTCTATGGTTTTAAATTTAGACGTCAACATCCTATCAACGATTTCATTGCTGACTTTATCTGCTTAGAGGCAAAACTGATAATAGAAGTTGATGGAGCATATCACAGTGAACCTCAACAACAAAAGAATGACCAAGTCCGCACGGACATACTCTCTGATATGGGATATAAGGTAATACGCTTCACTAACGAAGAAGCACTATCAAACCCAAAAGCTGTTTTAAGAACTATCAAAGAAGAATTATATTATAAATAA
- the cls gene encoding cardiolipin synthase translates to MDYVHWIFLAIYIVVIIIVMVRVLMDNRQPAKTMAWMLVLTFIPMLGIILYFFFGQTTRKERKIWQYSIDQLTKRSMLEFVEQKRLHLPDEYRMLIKLFMNQNWALPFKNNETEIYTSGYEFFPSLLMEIGKAEHHIHLDSFIISDDPLGQIVADALIDKARQGVEVRVIYDDVGSWKTKNRFFDRMRAEGVEVHAFMPVCFPVFTSKVNYRNHRKICVIDGEVGFIGGMNIAMRYVKGIGKLAWRDTHVKITGAAVYGLQRAFLVDWFFVSRVLITDRSYYPASIVGENDCIVQIVTSSPTSLWPEIEQGYVRILASARHYVYMETPYFLPTEPILFAMRTAALSGVDIRLMIPYETDTKIVEWASRSYVMATVKAGVKVYLYKAGFNHSKLLVTDDTMATIGSTNVDFRSFENDFESNAFFYDKDVALQVKAIFLKDQEECVALEDVRNLTHRSFLQRLWESMVRLLSPLL, encoded by the coding sequence ATGGATTACGTTCATTGGATTTTCCTGGCTATCTACATCGTTGTCATCATCATAGTGATGGTGCGTGTGTTGATGGACAACCGGCAGCCTGCCAAGACAATGGCGTGGATGCTGGTACTGACGTTCATTCCCATGTTGGGTATTATCCTCTATTTCTTCTTCGGACAGACAACACGCAAGGAACGTAAGATATGGCAGTATAGCATTGACCAGCTTACCAAGCGTTCCATGTTGGAGTTTGTTGAGCAGAAAAGGCTCCATCTGCCTGATGAGTATCGCATGCTCATCAAACTTTTCATGAACCAGAACTGGGCTTTGCCTTTCAAGAATAACGAAACGGAAATCTATACCTCTGGGTATGAGTTCTTTCCTTCGTTGCTGATGGAAATAGGTAAGGCGGAGCACCATATCCACCTTGACAGCTTTATCATATCCGATGATCCTTTGGGACAGATAGTTGCCGATGCACTGATTGACAAGGCACGACAGGGTGTTGAGGTGCGTGTTATCTACGACGATGTGGGTTCATGGAAAACCAAAAACCGTTTCTTCGACCGTATGCGTGCTGAAGGTGTTGAGGTACATGCCTTCATGCCTGTATGTTTCCCGGTCTTCACGAGTAAGGTGAATTACCGTAATCACCGCAAGATCTGTGTGATTGATGGCGAGGTGGGCTTTATCGGTGGTATGAATATAGCCATGCGCTATGTGAAGGGAATCGGGAAGTTGGCATGGCGTGACACACATGTAAAGATAACGGGTGCAGCTGTATATGGCTTGCAACGTGCTTTCCTGGTAGACTGGTTCTTCGTCAGCCGGGTGCTGATAACTGACCGAAGTTATTATCCGGCGAGTATCGTGGGTGAGAATGACTGTATTGTACAGATTGTTACGAGCAGTCCCACAAGTCTGTGGCCTGAGATTGAGCAGGGATATGTAAGGATACTTGCCAGTGCCAGACATTATGTTTACATGGAAACACCTTATTTCCTGCCTACCGAGCCAATCCTCTTTGCCATGCGCACGGCGGCGTTGTCGGGTGTTGACATAAGACTGATGATACCTTACGAGACGGATACGAAGATTGTGGAATGGGCATCACGTTCGTATGTGATGGCAACGGTGAAGGCTGGTGTGAAGGTGTATCTGTATAAGGCGGGTTTCAATCACTCAAAACTCCTTGTAACTGATGATACAATGGCAACCATAGGATCTACGAATGTAGACTTCCGCAGCTTTGAGAATGATTTTGAATCCAATGCTTTCTTCTATGATAAGGATGTTGCGCTGCAGGTAAAGGCAATCTTTCTCAAAGACCAGGAAGAGTGTGTTGCCTTGGAGGATGTGCGCAATCTTACCCATCGTTCTTTCCTTCAGCGTCTGTGGGAGTCGATGGTAAGGCTGTTGAGCCCGCTGTTGTAA
- a CDS encoding electron transfer flavoprotein subunit alpha/FixB family protein: MNNVFVYCEIEETTVQEVSQELLTKGRKLANELGVELHAIAAGSGIKGKVEDQILPYGVDKLFVFDGEGLFPYTSAPHTDILVNLFTEEKPQICLMGATVIGRDLGPRVSSSLTSGLTADCTQLEIGDYEDKKAGKHYENLLYQIRPAFGGNIVATIVNPDHRPQMATVRSGVMQKAIYEGKAKGEVVYPDVARYVPELDYVVKVIDRHVEPAQNNLKGASIVIAGGYGVGSKEGFDLLFKLAKELHGEVGASRAAVDAGWVDHDRQIGQTGVTVHPKVYIACGISGQIQHIAGMQDSGIIISINNDPDAPINTIADYVINGSVEEVVPKLIKYYKQNSK, translated from the coding sequence ATGAACAACGTATTTGTATATTGCGAAATAGAGGAAACCACCGTACAGGAGGTTTCACAGGAGCTGCTGACCAAGGGTCGCAAGCTCGCAAATGAGTTAGGTGTGGAACTCCATGCCATCGCTGCCGGTAGTGGTATCAAGGGAAAGGTAGAAGACCAGATCCTGCCATACGGTGTAGACAAACTCTTTGTCTTTGACGGTGAGGGACTCTTCCCTTACACATCAGCACCACACACAGACATTCTCGTTAACCTCTTCACTGAGGAGAAACCACAGATCTGTTTGATGGGTGCTACTGTTATCGGTCGTGACCTTGGTCCACGTGTGTCATCTTCATTGACCAGTGGCCTTACAGCCGATTGTACTCAACTTGAGATTGGTGACTACGAAGATAAGAAAGCTGGTAAGCACTATGAGAACCTGCTCTATCAGATTCGTCCTGCATTCGGCGGTAACATCGTAGCAACCATCGTCAACCCTGACCACCGCCCACAGATGGCTACCGTACGCTCTGGCGTTATGCAGAAGGCTATCTATGAGGGTAAGGCAAAGGGTGAGGTTGTCTATCCAGACGTAGCGAGGTATGTACCAGAGCTTGACTATGTGGTAAAGGTCATCGACCGTCATGTTGAGCCAGCACAGAACAACCTGAAGGGAGCTTCAATTGTTATTGCTGGTGGCTATGGTGTCGGTTCTAAAGAGGGTTTCGACCTACTCTTTAAGTTGGCAAAGGAACTTCATGGAGAGGTTGGTGCCAGCCGTGCCGCCGTTGATGCAGGTTGGGTAGACCACGATCGTCAGATTGGTCAGACCGGTGTCACCGTCCATCCAAAGGTTTACATTGCTTGTGGTATCTCTGGACAGATTCAGCACATCGCTGGTATGCAGGACAGTGGCATCATCATCTCTATCAACAACGATCCAGACGCTCCTATCAATACCATTGCCGACTATGTCATCAATGGCTCTGTTGAAGAGGTTGTTCCGAAGTTGATAAAGTACTATAAGCAGAATAGTAAGTAA